The following are encoded together in the Gopherus evgoodei ecotype Sinaloan lineage chromosome 17, rGopEvg1_v1.p, whole genome shotgun sequence genome:
- the CLDN3 gene encoding claudin-3 gives MSMGLEIGGVALSVVGWVGAILCCALPMWRVTAFIGNNIVTAQIIWEGLWMNCVVQSTGQMQCKVYDSMLALPQDLQAARALVVIAIVLAILGLMVALIGAQCTRCVEDETTKAKITIVSGVIFLLSGIMTLIPVCWSANTIIRDFYNPVVLESQKRELGASLYIGWAAAALQLFGGALLCCSCPPKDEKYIVGKVAYSAPRSTGPSYDKRNYV, from the coding sequence ATGTCGATGGGGCTGGAGATCGGTGGGGTGGCCCTGTCGGTGGTGGGCTGGGTGGGCGCCATCCTGTGCTGTGCACTGCCCATGTGGAGGGTGACGGCCTTCATCGGGAACAACATCGTGACAGCCCAGATCATCTGGGAGGGGCTGTGGATGAACTGTGTGGTGCAGAGCACGGGCCAGATGCAGTGCAAGGTCTACGACTCCATGCTGGCACTGCCCCAGGACCTGCAGGCTGCTCGCGCCCTGGTGGTGATCGCCATTGTGCTGGCCATCCTGGGGCTCATGGTTGCCCTCATCGGAGCGCAGTGCACCAGGTGCGTGGAAGATGAGACCACCAAGGCCAAGATCACCATTGTGTCTGGGGTGATCTTCTTGCTGTCTGGGATCATGACCCTCATCCCTGTGTGCTGGTCAGCCAACACCATCATCCGCGACTTCTACAATCCTGTGGTGTTAGAGTCACAGAAGCGGGAACTGGGAGCCTCCCTCTACAtaggctgggcagctgcagcactgcagctgtttgggggggctctgctctgctgctcttGCCCCCCCAAGGATGAGAAATACATTGTAGGCAAGGTGGCTTACTCTGCTCCCCGATCCACCGGGCCCAGCTACGACAAGAGGAACTACGTGTGA